CCCAAGACGCCTTACGCATAGCATGCCAATGAAAGTCATGAGGATATCCAGCCCGCTTGAACGCCCAGAATGAAGATGTGCAACCCAGCCTACCTGAACCATAGCAGCATCAAGAAACAGAATGCGATGAAGCTACCCAGTATGATACCGTCGCGGCGCTTCTTTGTCCCAATCCTCCCAATCAAACTGTTGATGCCTGGCACTTGACTTGCTGCGCCCACTATCCTCCGGTTGATGCTTGTCAGCGTTTCCCTTTGCAGGTTGAAGTTCTCTTGTACAGCATATGCCTGACTGAGCACCGAGTCGGCCACGTTGTGCGAGTTGTCGATGCGATTTCTCTCGTCAAGCATGTAGTCTGCCTCGGCTTGCTCTGGGTTCGCAGACCGGTATGCATCGATGTCCGACCGTACATTGGAGAGGAGGTTCGCCCTGTTGCGGGCATCGTTGAGGGTAGACTTTAAGCGCGCGAGCTCGCGACGGTGGTCTGAAAGCACTTCGCGGTGTCTGGCGAGGTTGTTCTGCTTCACGGCTGAGGAGCCGTGTGTCGATTCGGAGTCGAGGAGCCGTGACAGCTGGGCGACAAGTCCATCTCTCTGCTCGAGAATTTCCTGCAGTCTAGTCTCGACGCGCACCTCCTCTTCTGAGGGTTTCGCGGGGATGTTTGGCGTCGAACCAAACTGCGAGTATGTGTGGAACAGCGTCTCTGTCTGCCGTGGCTGGTTAGCAGGGCTCCAGCGAAAGCCGACTAAGTCCGTTGCAGCAGTGAATGGAACCCACTTGTTGTTCGAGAGTGCGCGCTTGCTGACGCAGCTGCGCCCATCCGCCGCCCGTGGAAGACATGTCGAGCACTATGGTATCTTGACAGGCAGAGGCGGCAGCAATGGACCCTAGACTTCTGGCATGATGAGGGTCGCACCTGCCCTGGCGCGGGCTACGCTACGCAATGCACGGCCAAGGCGCTAATCCACCTTGGGGTTCGCGCCGACAGTTTAGCGGCCACAGTCGAATTCGACCTGGAGACAACACCAAAAGTATTTCGTCGACGACACGCGAGACCCCATCCACATTACCCGGTCCTACTAACACACAGTCAAAATGGTATGTCTATGCTCTCAGTTATCTGTCCAGAACGGCAATTGCGTCGCGCAGCCATGGATCGCCGACGGTGGAGGGGTCAGGCTGTTGCACCCTCCGCTAGTGGTGCTGCGCAGGATTTGAGATTTTACGATTGCGAGAACATGTGCTGACTTGATGCCTCCAGTCTACTCCCAAGGTCGTACGTACACCCTCGCTCGCGCAAACACCACCGTCCGATTTCGTGCTCACAACCACCGCAGAAGACCGCCCAGCTGTGGAACAAGTCCAAGGATGAGCTCGCGTCCCAGCTCACCGAGCTCAAGTCGTATGTCGCCGAACACGGAACACTGGCAGGCAAGACGGAATGCTGACGGACGTAAAGGGAGTTGATCCAGCTCAGGACCGCCAAGGTCACCGGTGGCTCCAACACCAAGCTCACCCGCATTCATGACGTCCGCAAGGGAATCGCCAAGGTCCTCACCGTCATCAACGCCAACCAGAGGGCTCAGCTCAGGCTCTTCTACAAGGGCAAGAAGTGCGTTTAGGCCGACTTGGAAGCTGCAGGACAAATTTCTAACACCGCCTAGGTACACTCCCCTCGACCTTCGCCCCAAGCAGACCCGCGCCATCCGCCGAAGACTCACCAAGCACGAGGCTTCGCTCGTCACcgagaagcagaagaagaggaaCACACACTTCCCCCAGCGAAAGTACGCCGTCAAGGCATAAGCGTGCTTTCGTGAAGGTGTTTCCTCTTTTCTTCCTTTGTCTCTCATGAAGCATTGCATTGCCGGGGCTTTTCCAGCTAGCGACTCACCAGTGTACCCTTAGTACCATACTCCAACGGGGCGAGGAAGGTGGGATAGCAGATGGGAATGGACGGACAGGGCGATCTTTAACGGAAATGGGTTGGCGTCCATGTCAAGATCTATGAATAAAAAGTTCAGACAAGCACGGAATGATACCTCATGATTTGTGAAAGGAATCTACCTTGTTTCCGCGATTCCATGAGCAACGTCCGATGCGCCTGAAGTACGAACTATGACTGCTAAAAGCATGCGAGTGGGTAATGTAACCCTTACGAATTGACCAATTTTGCTAGCGCCAGGGTACTTCTTTTTTTCCAACGCGCTGGCTCTACATTCAgtctttactatattagtGGATACGTGCTATCTCCTATTGACAGAACTTTTGCGCTTGAGCCAAGAAGACAATACTCGCCCGTCAGACATACACCCACATCACCAGCCAATAGTTTCAATCGCCACACTGTCTTCTACGCTACAAGACCCTCTTCATGCTCTTCTAAGAAGCTGTCTCCCACTCCTTGTACAAACTCAATTCCTCCTCCTTGACGCCAATCATCTCTTCCCTTACACCTATAATGCCGACCTTGCCAATCGCCTCAGGGTCTTTGTACTCCGCAAGAGAAGTCTTGAGCGATTCAATGACGGCCTCTTTGTCCTCTACAAGTAAGACAATAGCATCGAAACCACCAGCGCCGGGCACGACACCGCCGACAACACCGTCGAGTTTCGAGCAATAGTCTAGCAGACGTGTCTGTTGAGGCGGTTCAATAGGCACGCCCGACTTCTCGCCCATGTCGCGAATCAAAGCGCGGTTGCTATCGATGATCTTCCTCAGAGTGTCATATTTCGATGTATCATCGCCGTGTGACTCTGTAGCCAGACGCGTAAGCTCAGCAACTAGGGCCTCATTGCCGCTCTGTAGCTCTTTCCAAATCTTCTCTGCTTCTTGTGGTTTCTCTGATCTCCAGGCGAGAACCTTTTTAACCATACCCGGTGTTTCACTTCCGCAGTCGACATCGCACATGACCAGTCGCAGACCCTCGGGCATCTTGATGGCAGCTTTCTGGATCTCAGTATCCCATGTCGGACCTTCGACTAAGGAACGCAACTGTGTTGCGAAACCAGGACTGTTAGGCTGAGGTAGATTACTCAGTAGGGAGGGCGAAAAACGCTTGTACAAGCATGATCCGAAGACTGCAGAGGCGATGTCAAAACCGCTTCCCACTTTGCCTTGCGCTTGTGAGTGAGAGGCTTGAGCAAGGTTGTGAAGGATGGTTTGGCCCTTTTCGGTTCGTACGTCGAACAGTTCTCTTGGTAGGTAGAATTCCAACACTGCTGCCGTGAAACTGGTGACCAGTGCTGCGCTGCTTCCCAGTCCCGTCTTGTGCGCCTCCTTCAGGCTTACGTTGAAGTCCTGGAAACGGGAGACTTTATGCGGCTTGGAGATTTGGTTGGAACTACGGGTAACGCCTGGGTTGGAGTAATAAGCTTGATCAGCTAGAATGCGAATGCTGGAGGGTTGGATGAGAGTCTTCGGAAGGAGGGTGTGGATGTACGTCAATGCATATGTTAGAGCGGTTTCTATGAATGGGTTGCGGGATCTGGCGATGGACTGCTCGTGGCCGCTAAGATAGGGGTTAGTCGTGTTCTATATACTGGATTAGAGAGAATCACGTCGGTGCCCATGACCGGGTGGTGTCCACTACAGTAGTAGAGAACCTCGCACCGTGATGCAACCGAGAAAGATGAAACAGAAGACGCCCGAGTACGATTAAAGTAGGAAAAGAGGACACGACCAAAGTTTTGGCCGAGCCTTCATACAGACGCTTGCAGTCACATGTACGATTGTAGTTGCATCCTTATCTTACAACAGCTGTTGACAGAAGATGTGGTTGCAGGCTCGTGGAGAGCGCATTGCCCAATTGGGTAGAGATGCAAGCAGGCATGTTGAGGATGAGCTGAGAAAAAGAAAGGAGACGAAA
This region of Alternaria dauci strain A2016 chromosome 10, whole genome shotgun sequence genomic DNA includes:
- a CDS encoding 60S ribosomal protein uL29, with the translated sequence MSTPKVKTAQLWNKSKDELASQLTELKSELIQLRTAKVTGGSNTKLTRIHDVRKGIAKVLTVINANQRAQLRLFYKGKKYTPLDLRPKQTRAIRRRLTKHEASLVTEKQKKRNTHFPQRKYAVKA